Proteins co-encoded in one Arthrobacter alpinus genomic window:
- a CDS encoding winged helix-turn-helix transcriptional regulator has product MSQILLLTNNHGSSVDILPALELLSHEIHILPAVATALLDARPSEIIMVDARTDLAGSRSLCQILRATGISIPLLLILTEGGMAVVTAAWAADDMILESAGPAEVEARIRLAVTRVPASEEEGNQEIHASGIVIDEDSYTARVHGSALNLTYKEFELLKYLAQHPGRVFTRAQLLNEVWGYDYYGGTRTVDVHVRRLRAKLGSENENLISTVRNVGYRLTVSRQSEESLAEA; this is encoded by the coding sequence ATGTCGCAGATTTTATTGCTGACCAACAACCACGGTTCATCCGTGGATATTTTGCCTGCGCTGGAACTGTTGAGCCATGAAATCCACATCTTGCCGGCCGTAGCCACTGCCTTACTCGACGCGCGCCCCTCTGAAATCATCATGGTTGATGCACGGACTGACTTGGCAGGTTCGCGCTCCTTGTGCCAGATACTGCGTGCCACGGGCATCAGCATTCCCCTTCTTCTGATTCTGACCGAGGGCGGCATGGCAGTGGTCACTGCTGCTTGGGCTGCCGATGACATGATCCTTGAATCCGCAGGCCCGGCGGAAGTTGAAGCCCGTATCCGGCTGGCCGTGACGCGGGTTCCTGCCTCCGAAGAGGAGGGCAACCAGGAGATTCACGCCTCCGGCATTGTCATTGACGAGGACAGCTACACGGCCCGCGTCCACGGGAGCGCATTGAATCTGACGTACAAAGAATTTGAACTCCTGAAGTATCTAGCCCAGCACCCGGGCCGCGTCTTCACCCGCGCACAACTTCTCAATGAGGTGTGGGGCTACGACTACTACGGAGGCACCCGCACGGTCGATGTTCACGTGCGTAGGCTTCGCGCCAAACTAGGTAGCGAGAACGAAAATCTCATCAGTACGGTGCGAAATGTCGGGTACCGATTAACAGTGTCCCGCCAATCCGAAGAGTCCCTGGCGGAAGCCTGA
- a CDS encoding NUDIX hydrolase: MRNTEHIETPVDEGTAVSIYAAGALCWRVKKKKVEVLLIHRQRYDDWSWPKGKLDKGETLPECAVREVSEEVGLAITLGIPLPSIRYAVKPGCKEVHYWAAAVDDLPALPDGKEVDVALWCSPSKARDLLSNPSDLEPLEALVAAYEGSRLSTWPLLIIRHAKAKPRSSWTRAEGERPLAATGKRQALYLQRLLMAWHPGRIYTSDWLRCISTISPYAQATKPKVKVVQWLTEADHKRHPGKVTAVVEKMLTRSSATAACTHRPVLPTVLKALAGHMPPAMRESLPLLDPHLSPGEVLIAHVSLDKPGTIVALEQHKPYDD, from the coding sequence ATGCGCAACACTGAACACATTGAAACCCCGGTTGACGAGGGCACGGCTGTCTCCATTTATGCCGCTGGCGCCCTCTGCTGGCGGGTTAAGAAGAAAAAGGTTGAAGTTCTGCTGATCCACCGCCAGCGCTACGACGACTGGTCTTGGCCTAAAGGCAAACTGGACAAGGGCGAAACTCTTCCCGAGTGTGCTGTGCGGGAAGTGTCTGAGGAAGTAGGTCTGGCCATCACCTTGGGCATTCCGCTGCCGTCCATTCGCTATGCCGTAAAACCGGGCTGCAAAGAAGTCCACTACTGGGCTGCGGCCGTGGATGACCTACCAGCACTCCCGGACGGGAAGGAAGTGGATGTTGCTCTTTGGTGCAGCCCCAGCAAGGCCCGTGATCTTCTCTCCAACCCATCAGATCTAGAACCCTTGGAGGCGCTAGTAGCAGCCTATGAAGGTTCCAGACTGAGCACGTGGCCCTTGCTGATCATCCGGCATGCTAAAGCCAAACCGCGTTCATCGTGGACACGGGCGGAGGGCGAACGTCCACTTGCCGCCACCGGCAAACGGCAGGCCCTGTACCTGCAGCGCCTGCTCATGGCATGGCACCCAGGCCGCATCTATACCAGTGATTGGCTGCGCTGTATCTCCACCATTTCCCCTTATGCCCAAGCAACCAAGCCCAAGGTCAAGGTGGTGCAATGGTTAACGGAAGCCGATCACAAACGCCATCCCGGCAAGGTAACCGCGGTCGTGGAAAAGATGCTGACACGTTCATCGGCCACTGCAGCGTGCACCCACCGCCCGGTATTACCTACGGTCTTGAAGGCTCTGGCCGGGCATATGCCCCCAGCGATGCGTGAGTCACTGCCATTGCTGGATCCGCATCTCTCCCCCGGCGAAGTCCTCATTGCGCACGTCTCCTTGGACAAGCCCGGCACAATTGTGGCCCTGGAGCAGCACAAGCCCTACGACGACTGA
- the mshD gene encoding mycothiol synthase — protein MSPAKTDSWPVTVLSGALGPQLLQEIQTVIAAAEDADGNPPFSEQTLVELKSTDAGPHTVLTLLTYAPEDASPTVGEDLAGVAVVVLNGSEGVLEIVVHPAYRNDGVGAILADKLVEVRGLQGIKAWSHGDHEAAADLAASYGYHAIRELWRMRLVRQAPSSADPQAAAHYEAPDGVTLRTFVPHHDEEPWLAANAAAFAHHPEQGSLTLADLQARMAEEWFDPQGFFLAVNESGEILGFHWTKVHPARAGQAAMGEVYVVGVTPAAQGLGLGKTLTRQGMDYLQNSGLRAIMLYVDADNEAAVSLYRKLGFTKWDSDVMYGPLSA, from the coding sequence ATGAGCCCCGCAAAGACTGATAGTTGGCCGGTAACAGTACTCTCAGGTGCCCTCGGGCCCCAGCTGCTGCAAGAGATCCAGACCGTGATTGCTGCTGCCGAAGATGCCGACGGCAACCCGCCCTTCTCTGAACAGACCTTGGTGGAGCTGAAGTCCACCGACGCCGGTCCCCACACCGTGCTGACCTTGCTCACCTATGCTCCCGAGGACGCTTCACCCACTGTCGGGGAGGACCTGGCAGGGGTTGCGGTGGTGGTGCTCAATGGCAGTGAAGGCGTTCTGGAGATTGTGGTCCACCCCGCATATCGCAACGACGGCGTTGGCGCCATCCTCGCGGACAAACTGGTTGAAGTGCGCGGGCTGCAGGGAATCAAGGCTTGGTCCCACGGCGACCATGAGGCGGCCGCCGATCTGGCCGCGAGTTACGGCTACCACGCCATCCGGGAACTGTGGCGTATGCGCCTGGTCCGGCAGGCGCCGTCGTCCGCTGACCCACAGGCTGCCGCACACTATGAAGCGCCCGACGGCGTGACGCTGCGGACCTTTGTCCCGCACCACGATGAAGAGCCCTGGCTGGCCGCCAATGCAGCAGCCTTTGCCCATCATCCCGAGCAGGGCTCACTGACCCTGGCGGACCTGCAGGCGCGCATGGCCGAAGAGTGGTTTGATCCGCAGGGGTTCTTCCTAGCAGTGAATGAATCCGGTGAAATCTTAGGGTTCCACTGGACCAAAGTTCATCCTGCCCGTGCAGGCCAGGCCGCCATGGGAGAGGTTTACGTGGTGGGTGTCACGCCTGCTGCTCAGGGGCTGGGCCTAGGTAAAACCCTGACCCGCCAGGGAATGGATTACCTGCAAAACTCCGGGCTGCGAGCAATTATGCTTTACGTTGATGCGGACAATGAAGCGGCAGTGTCGCTTTACCGCAAACTTGGTTTCACCAAGTGGGACTCCGACGTCATGTACGGCCCTCTCTCCGCCTAA
- a CDS encoding RNA degradosome polyphosphate kinase: MKREYKGSPNTAVATGRERFIAGEVPSARATQDRIEIPEFEPSLTPEGDVSPDRFLDRELSWLAFNARVLELAEDPDLQLLERVTFLSIFASNLDEFFMVRVAGLKRRIAAGLAVPSPAGLSPLEVLEQISDAAHELHARHAHVFANQIRPALAYEHIHLVHWDELDDPSKVQLSKMFAEKMFPILTPLAVDPAHPFPYISGLSLNLAVVVRNPVSDKELFARLKVPDLLPRLVGLDGPRAGTVPGRVARFIPLEEVIAQHLDQLFPGMEIVEHHTFRVTRNEDLEVEEDDAENLLQALERELLRRKFGPPVRLEVATDINPSILELLVRELDVDESEVYSLPAPLDLRGLSIIGGIDRPDLRYPKHVAHTSRDLNASETSKAANVFAAMRRRDILLHHPYDAFSTSVQAFLEQAAADPKVRAIKQTLYRTSGDSPIVDALVDAAEAGKQVLALVEIKARFDEQANISWARKLEQAGVHVVYGIVGLKTHCKLSLVVRQEQDGLRRYCHIGTGNYHPRTARYYEDLGLLTADNQVGEDLSKLFNQLSGYAPKTSFDRLLVAPRSVRSGLIDLIDAEIANKKAGLPAQVRIKVNSMVDEAIIDSLYRASQAGVEVGVIVRGICSLRPGVPGLSENITVRSVLGRFLEHSRVFTFANGGGDNSIVYIGSADMMHRNLDRRVEALVRLSNRDDVAEVNSLLSRYLDPQTASWHLDQEGEWKRHHIDADGNPLLDVQSWLLASRSRPRSAQHR; this comes from the coding sequence ATGAAGCGCGAATACAAAGGCTCCCCGAACACGGCAGTCGCTACCGGCAGGGAACGCTTTATTGCTGGCGAAGTCCCTTCGGCCCGGGCCACCCAGGATCGAATTGAGATTCCGGAGTTCGAGCCCTCGCTCACCCCCGAAGGCGATGTGAGCCCCGACCGTTTCCTTGACCGGGAACTGAGCTGGCTGGCCTTCAACGCCCGCGTTCTGGAACTGGCAGAAGATCCAGATCTGCAGCTGCTGGAACGCGTCACATTCCTGTCCATTTTTGCGTCCAACTTGGATGAATTCTTCATGGTCCGGGTGGCTGGTTTGAAGCGCCGCATCGCCGCCGGTTTGGCTGTCCCCTCCCCCGCCGGGCTGAGCCCCTTGGAGGTTTTGGAACAAATCAGCGACGCCGCCCATGAGCTCCATGCCCGGCACGCCCATGTCTTTGCCAACCAGATCCGACCCGCGTTGGCCTACGAGCACATCCACCTTGTCCACTGGGATGAGCTCGATGACCCTTCCAAGGTTCAGCTTTCAAAGATGTTTGCCGAGAAGATGTTCCCCATCCTCACCCCGCTCGCGGTGGATCCGGCTCACCCGTTCCCGTACATCTCCGGCTTGTCCCTGAACCTGGCTGTGGTGGTTCGTAACCCCGTCAGCGACAAGGAACTCTTCGCACGTCTGAAAGTGCCGGATTTGCTCCCCCGATTGGTGGGGCTCGACGGTCCCCGCGCCGGCACCGTCCCCGGCCGGGTGGCTCGCTTCATTCCCTTGGAAGAAGTTATCGCCCAGCACCTCGACCAGCTGTTCCCGGGCATGGAAATTGTGGAGCACCACACCTTCCGGGTGACCCGCAACGAGGACCTCGAGGTAGAAGAGGACGACGCCGAGAACCTTCTGCAAGCGCTGGAGAGGGAACTGCTGCGCCGCAAGTTCGGCCCGCCGGTGCGCCTTGAAGTGGCCACAGATATCAACCCAAGCATCCTTGAGCTTTTGGTGCGCGAGCTTGATGTTGACGAGTCAGAGGTTTACTCCCTGCCGGCTCCGCTTGATCTGCGTGGCTTGTCCATCATTGGTGGGATCGATAGGCCGGATCTGCGTTACCCCAAGCATGTGGCTCACACGTCCCGTGATCTGAACGCTTCGGAAACCTCAAAGGCGGCGAACGTCTTTGCTGCCATGCGCCGTCGTGACATCCTGCTGCACCACCCCTATGACGCGTTCTCCACCTCGGTGCAGGCGTTTTTGGAGCAGGCCGCAGCGGATCCCAAGGTGCGCGCCATCAAGCAGACCCTGTACCGGACCTCCGGCGATTCGCCCATTGTTGATGCGCTCGTTGACGCGGCCGAGGCTGGCAAGCAGGTCTTGGCTCTCGTGGAAATCAAGGCTCGCTTTGACGAGCAGGCCAATATCTCTTGGGCCCGGAAACTTGAGCAGGCTGGCGTACACGTGGTGTACGGAATTGTGGGCCTGAAGACCCACTGCAAGCTTTCCTTGGTGGTGCGTCAGGAACAGGACGGCCTGCGCCGCTACTGCCACATTGGCACGGGAAACTACCACCCCCGCACGGCCAGGTACTACGAAGACTTGGGGCTGCTCACGGCAGACAACCAGGTTGGCGAGGACCTGTCCAAGCTGTTCAACCAGCTTTCGGGCTACGCTCCGAAGACCTCCTTTGACAGGCTGTTGGTGGCTCCGCGCTCCGTGCGCAGCGGCCTCATCGATCTGATCGATGCGGAAATCGCGAACAAGAAAGCTGGTTTGCCGGCCCAGGTTCGGATCAAGGTCAACTCCATGGTGGATGAAGCCATCATCGATTCGCTCTACCGCGCCTCACAGGCGGGTGTGGAAGTTGGCGTCATTGTGCGTGGCATTTGTTCACTGCGCCCGGGCGTTCCGGGTCTGAGTGAGAACATCACCGTCAGATCCGTTCTGGGCCGATTCCTTGAGCACTCACGCGTGTTCACCTTTGCCAATGGCGGCGGGGACAACAGCATTGTCTACATTGGCTCTGCCGACATGATGCACCGGAACCTGGACCGCCGTGTCGAGGCGCTGGTGAGACTGTCCAACCGTGACGACGTCGCCGAAGTGAACTCACTTTTGAGTCGCTACCTCGATCCGCAAACGGCCAGCTGGCATCTGGATCAGGAAGGCGAATGGAAGCGCCACCACATTGATGCTGACGGAAACCCCTTGCTCGATGTTCAATCATGGCTGCTTGCCAGCCGGTCACGTCCGCGATCTGCACAGCACCGTTAA
- a CDS encoding permease: protein MKSSIAGLIGIVALALLVAGHYLGLEYTAGVSILLAVIFGYGWPHYLAIPAKKTLGTVIAATGAVAALTAAMAEGKDYLAWTPIYIAVGFGAVMVVQLIRGTGQKRRLESTLGAGAGVAIAGFACGWVASFRFLGEPGMTFIVAISAAVALLAGMLPWPDRLSAPLAIVLAALAGPLTALLVSDVRIVPAAVLAIVVASIIAAFRRLRTLTLPLIASPALNVADVVSEGSGEGALEGASDAVASASDTAVTGAALAPEVSSAPSSRPASAPARAISTAAAALAPILSIGAIVYFVEKILLS from the coding sequence GTGAAGTCATCTATAGCCGGACTTATTGGAATCGTCGCTCTAGCTTTGTTAGTAGCTGGGCACTACCTTGGACTTGAATACACGGCGGGAGTGAGTATTCTCCTTGCCGTCATTTTTGGGTACGGCTGGCCCCACTATCTGGCCATACCGGCGAAGAAGACTTTGGGTACTGTCATCGCCGCAACAGGCGCAGTAGCCGCCCTGACTGCCGCCATGGCTGAGGGCAAGGATTATCTGGCGTGGACTCCTATCTACATTGCGGTGGGGTTCGGGGCTGTCATGGTGGTTCAACTCATCCGCGGCACCGGTCAAAAGAGGCGGCTGGAGTCCACCTTGGGCGCCGGTGCAGGAGTTGCCATTGCAGGGTTTGCCTGTGGATGGGTGGCTTCCTTTAGATTCCTGGGGGAGCCGGGAATGACATTCATCGTTGCCATCAGCGCCGCAGTGGCGCTCCTGGCTGGAATGCTCCCGTGGCCGGACCGGTTGTCTGCGCCTTTGGCCATTGTGCTGGCCGCATTGGCGGGCCCGCTGACCGCTCTGCTGGTCTCCGATGTCCGTATTGTTCCAGCTGCCGTATTGGCGATCGTGGTGGCATCGATCATTGCGGCGTTCCGACGCCTGCGAACACTCACGCTGCCGCTGATTGCCAGTCCGGCACTGAATGTGGCAGATGTTGTGAGCGAAGGGAGCGGTGAGGGTGCGCTAGAGGGCGCCTCTGATGCAGTAGCAAGCGCCTCCGACACCGCAGTAACAGGAGCAGCTCTAGCCCCCGAAGTCAGCTCGGCTCCAAGCAGCCGGCCCGCAAGCGCGCCGGCCCGGGCAATCAGCACGGCAGCTGCTGCGCTGGCCCCCATCTTGTCCATCGGCGCCATTGTGTACTTCGTGGAGAAAATTCTCTTGTCTTAA